GAAATGTTACAAACACTTAAAGGGGGTTAATGTGAATTAATATGATccaaagtcaaaagaaaaatcaggcaGGAATGAAAACTTTGTTATGATATGGAGTAGCTGAGTCACAGCCAAGTGAAATCACTTGGCTGTGACTCAGCTAGCACCACTGTCTCTCTGGTTTCTACAGGTGTGCTACATTGAAGGGCACCGCGTCATCAGCCTGGCCAATGAGATGTTTGGATACAACGGATGGTCTCACTCCATCTCTCAGCAGAATGTTGGTACGACTCATGGAGCTTCTTGTCGTCAGATGATCCTGTTTTAACGCCAAACCACTGCTATGCAGCTAACAggctcagtgtttgtgctttacAGACTTTGTAGACCTCATCAATGGAAAGTTTTATGTCGGAGTCAGCGCGTTTGTCAGAGTGCAGCTGAAGGTTAGATGATGGCGAGTTTTCTTGATTCTGATTCCagcaacattttcacacagtttcaATCTCATCAGAATTAATTTCACCAGAAATCTTCTATAGCCTTACCCCCTCATCACCCTCATACTTTTCCTCCAGGATGGGTCGTTTCATGAGGATGTAGGCTATGGAGTCAGCGAGGGACTGAAGTCTAAAGCTCTGTCACTGGAAAAGGCGAGAAAGGAAGCTGTCACTGATGGCATGAAGAGAGCACTGAAGTACTGGGATTTGCATGTTTATACTTCTTATCTTATTGTATGAAGagaaaatcatttaaataatttttctaAAATATATGTGTTGTCTTGTTGAGATGCTTCGGTAATGCCCTTGGAAACTGCATCCTGGATAAAGAATACCTCTTAGCCATAAACAAGATCCCCAAACAGGTCAGATACAGTATAAaaactttcagtgtttttattttcattcattaaacCAATGGATGCTGAATCTTATAACTTCTCTTCGACAcaaagcctcctcctcctctcaatCCGGCCCAGACCAAGCGCTCTGAGGGGGAACCCTCTGTAGAGAAGGCCCGGTTCTCCAGTCTTGTCCAAGAGGAAAAGCTTGCACCTGTGGTGGGTCCTGCCAGGATGCCGCTGGAGCCCAGAATCCTTGACCAGAACCAGAACTGTTCAGAAGTTCACACTCCTAATGCTGGCTCTGCTCCCGACAGGACGAGTGAGAACATCTGCTCCAGGTAAACTGCACCAGGTTTAACCTCTGATTTTAATTCTGCTTAATGCCTCCTCATTTAGACTCCACCTTCGATTTCAATTCTCCCCATCCTTTCCACAGATCTGCCATGGACTCAGCGGAAGCTGTTGGGTCTGAATTGCACACAGACCCCAAGCAGCTCAGGAAGCTCCGGCAACAGCAGCTGCAACAGAAGTtcaggagagagatggaggccaagaagctccagcagcagaaacaggatCAAGCCAAGTCTGAAGACAAAGACGTCGCTATTGGGCAAAGATCCAGTGGAGGTGAGGGTTTCACGTGTACAGTAATCCAGAATGATTTCATTCTGTTTAAAGCAGCGGTCTCGTActcaaataacattttactggacaggttttttttctgccatggAATTACAGCTGGAATATTGCAGATTCGTTTTTTTCTTCGTCATACCTACACTAAAACTATTTGGGCTTGTATGCTTGGACTCAGTGGCTTTTTACTCTCAGACATTAGAGAAATTCCACACATTTAACtccacaaaaataataattttcttaTGCTCTCTGGAAATTACCTTTGCACCGGTTTCTAAAACTTATattaaaattggaaaaaaattaaaatttatttgCAACCAGATGCAACACTAAATTTaaaacattcagttttaaaTTCAACACTGAATTTATAACATTAAGTGTTGCATCTCCGCCATTGATGTTTTTATGAAGATGTTTCTCTTTGCCAGATCATGAACGTGTACCTGCCTTGAGTGACAGCACTGCAGCGGGACACACAAAGCCCAGCAGTAGGGACGAGTACTTAGCAGGTGCTGTAAGCCACCACCAGAGGACTCAACACTCTTAAGACAGTGCGGTGAGGAAACCCGCCTCTGTTCAGCCTTTACCAGGCGGCCTTGGTTCACTTCTGGTTTGCCTTCCTCTGCAGATGATCCTGAGATCTGGGATTTTACTCTGGATGGGATTGAGGAGCTTGATGTCCCCACAGGCGAGCCGCTGTCCAGAGGGCTCAGGCCCAGCACGCCCAGGAGTCACCAGATGCAGACGCGCAGTCAGACCCCCCAGAGACCCCCCAGAAGACCTCCAGACGAGGCCCCATCGTACagcagaggacaggacaggactcAATACAGACCTCAACACCAGAACCAGTATCAGATGAGACCAGGTGAAGTGTCATGGGCAGAGTCACTCATTTATTAGTGAACTGTTTTTATGACCTGTGATTTATTTCTACTTCTTCAATCTTACAGGCGAAGCCTTCAGTCCATACAGACAAGGACAGCACATGAAGAAACGCAGACTGGACACTTAAGATTTTTGTCCTCAACACGTTCTAGAATCCAGCCACATAATCtttgcatttatatttatttttagtgtaTTTGTTATTAATGGATTGCTGCTACATCCAATATTTGGAGAAATGTTACCTGGGTTTGtgaaaattattattgttattaattatattattattattatcattattattaatattttgtgttAGAAGTATTTAGGATTTGAAACCcagttttcagggcctttaaataaaatttgataacctctttttttaaaaaactattaATATGGGacagtagaaaaaaacaacccaGTTTATCCATGATAAGTGTTCAATTAGTAACAAACCCAAAAAGAAGCACAGTCTGGtcataacattttttaattacacCAATAAACACGAAAGTGCtttaattgatatttttatttgtttttacattttgtacaacgtgaaaaacacaaaacagacagaatCACAGAAAGTCTGTACGGAGGGATCAGAAATAAAGAGTCCAACAGATATTACTGCGTGTCAGTAGCCTCAAACAGTACTGTATTGAGGTCTGTGATAAGTACTGATAATACCATAGTAGCACATGGACCAAAGCTTTGCTGTGAGCTTGTGCTGTACAGTGGCCAGTTGTCATTTGTAAGATTAAACACCAGTGAAGCCGGCATGCAGAAACCATATGCTGATAGTCTGATATTGAAGTTGTGTCTGTGATATTGGTGAATGGCAATTAAACATCAACACTTTGTGATGACTCTCAGAAAGgcaaataacaataataataaaaaaaaaatcactaataTTCCAATATCAAAAACACTGAAGTCAGTAACAACCCTCATCAGCATGCAAATGTTTCCATTACCCCTCAGACCTTATAAAACTTTAAACATTGCATATTCTGCATTGCAGTAACTTATTTTTTCTCTAGAGAAGTTTAACTATTCATTCAATCTACAAGCAGGCAAAAGAGTCACAATGACAGCATGGCACTCGTGTGAGGTGGTGAGACAAAAGTTGAGCATGCACGAGAGCGTGACAACTTTTTGAACCTTGATACAACTCACTCGCTGCCTGGACAAGTGCTTCTATGAAACGGTTTAATGATAAATCcacaaaaacatgtcagtctAAACCATGTACGCATGAGccaaatataaatacacagcTGATTACACAACCAACACAAATGTAACtgtagagagaaaagaaactgtttcCACATTACTCAGTGTGCTCTTTGTTCTGCAGTCCTGTGTGTGGTGTCTGGTCCAGCGGTTCAGACCGTTACGTCCTCCAAGTTGGCCGTGTCGGGTTGTGTTTACATCGTGTATGGGTTAAGTGGTTTTCTGCAGTACAGTCACAGCTACAGGACTAGATGAAACTGGAACTTGTCATTAGTGAGGATGCAAGGCACTAAAGTGTTCCTCATGTTTACAGGTTAGAGTGCGTGTGCATGTAGAGTGGGTCACCACAAGCATACTCTAGTGACTGAGCGTTACGTGAAAGCGTTTACCTCACATTAACGTATATACAATAAAAtagaaaagggggggggggcagggcaGTCATAGATAGAAGAGCTTAATAAACCACAGGATTACTCCTGCGTGGTGAGTAGGataccaacaacaacaacaaccctgcAATTGCACTTTTTATATTCCTTTAACTACATGTTGTTTAACAAcctttaataataattacagtGAAACAACATCAAAATCTGATGGCTGAATACAGGTCcataaagaacattttgtttgtttttattaaataacgCATACAAAAACagaccacagagagagaaccCCAGACACTTGTGATTTGAGAGGTGACGGCTAAATGTTATGAGCGGAGATATTTTAATGTGACATGACTTTGCTAACAGCCTGTTCATGAGCTGTGCACTATCTGTGTAAACAACTGGGAGAAGTGGGGACTCTGTGTTCCCTCAGAGTCTGAAACCAAACACTAtcctaataaacaaaaactgtttaatTTTGTATGATATGAGAAGCAGACTTTGAACTGCTCGTCTCTCATTGCTAAGCACTAGGTGAAGTGGTTTCATGTGTCAACTTAGGATTCTTAACAAGATTTCATTCTTGTgcttaaacaaaacaaaaacaaaaataacaaaaataatttatcaCCCTGCAAACACTCTCTACCCAGATTGTGAACTACAGCAGCATCACCTCCTTCAGTTTCAAACTCCGAATGGTGGTCAACACCAGGACAATGCTTTTTTATGTGGCAGATCCACTGGCTTACATGTCAGATGTGAAGAATAAATCAGTATGATAATAAATCTATATGGTAGAAACTCAAATCACAATGACACTAGACTCTCACGGGGACATAAATATGCTAAACATGGAATCATAATCCAGTGAAGAAATATCTATGTACAAAGtcaatgtttaaatgtttgggGATTAAGGCCACAGTTACAAGGGACAGTTTTATCTACTCTTTGCCGTTATTGCATTTTACTTCATAGGTAGCCACAGGGATGTATTCATACTCCAACCCTACCCATTACACTCCAGCCTAACTTGCCATGTCTTTCTTCTCACTCCACCAGTCACACTTTACTGCTCCACCTGGGACAAACTAACTGTCCCTCGCTCTTATCTTCCACTTTCTGTACACTTACATTCTCCCCTCACTCTCTGAGACAAAATAACCTACCATCCCAAATCACTCAACCATGTCAATGTTTAgtcgggtgtgtgtgtgtgaacacacgTGTCTGTTGTGGTGTATTAGTTCCACTGTTTTCAGTGCCAGTTTGGCTTAAATTCAGGACCAGTAAGGATGTCAACCAGAATCCCTCCTACCTTCTCCTCTTCAAAGGAATCACAACATTACAACGTCTGCTTTCACAGGACATCTTTGGCAGCTGTTGGTTATGCCTTTGGGTCGTTACATCACAAGACACAACCAACCCATTCGTCACAGCTCAATTCCACAGCTAATGGCAGGCTAAGTGTGAGACTCTTGTGCTGTGGGTGTGTATTGCACTCTCCCTCCAATTGCCAGACAGATTTCGTTCTGCCTGAGAGGACACAGGTCAACTCATAACACAAAATGATacaagttaaaataaaaataaaaagcacaataCCCAGCCAGCTAACCAGCAAACTGCAAAGAGAGCTAGTGGTTCTCGATCAACGACTGTCTGCCCTCTCTGCCCTACATGGACCTGCTGTCTCAACCTGGACCGGGGCTCTGACTCCGCTACGTAGGCCTCAGGTTGGACCCTCCAGGGTTGACTGATTTCTGGGGGGCTGGCGTGGTTCCCATGTGGTAGCCTTGGTGCATGGACACTGGGGCTGTCGTAGGCGGCTGGTACTGTGCTAGCGGCTGTGCAGGGTTAAGCATGCTGACCTGGCATGTGCCTGTGGGTCCTGCCCACTGAGGAGTGCTGTATGGGGCCGAGGCATATCCGTACCCCTGAGCAACTGGGCCCAGAGAGCCTTTACGGGGCCCCAAAGCGACAGAAGGATTGGCTGGGTTGGGAAGgtgagtggtggtggtggatgtgGCGTTGGGAGGCGTGGGAAGTGTTGGGCAAAGGTAGCCTGGAGCTGAAAATTTACGGCCCATGTTGGCTGGAGGGATCATCTgttatagagaaaaaaaaatcctatagCTGAATGTGCAGCATTATTACAAACAGTAAGTGGTTAATAAAAACTCAAGTGTCATATGTGATCATATGATCATAAAGTACTACAATGACAAGatcatttttattaaaagaaaGTAGTGAACACTTACATCATGTCCCAGTACTGCCTGTGCTCCAGTTTTAGGACCTCTCTTGCAGTGGGAGAGGCTGATGGCGTCTCTGGCCCAGTTATCCACCAGTTGGTGCAGGTCATCAGTGAAGGTGCCCTTGCCCTTCTGGGTGTGAGAGGCAGAAGGAGCGGGTCCAGTTGCTTGGGTCAGGGAAGTAGGATGGTTCTGGCAGTGGCCTGAACCGTTTGTGGAGCTGGTCCCGCTAGATCCTGGGAATCAAGAAGAGAGGTTGAGGTGTGAGTGAGGAAATTAATTTAGGAAACCAATTCAAGCAAGTCATTGTGACAAGATTCAGTGCTTACACATACCTGTGGAGCAACTGCTGAGGATGGGCATGGATGGAGAGGATCGGAGCTGCTGTGTGGATGACTTGCCAACTGTTTGAGACGACTCTGTTGCTGTTTCTGAGGCCTCTGATGCAGAGGGTGAACTTTGCTTCGGAGGGGACTCTGAACTGTGGAGGCTCTGAACTGAGGCCGGAGATCCTGAACACATGAGCCCAGCACAGAAGGAGTGTCATATTTAAACATGAACATGGTATTTTAGCAGCTTAGCTATTTGGTAAAGCACGAATATAGAACACAAACTGCAGTACTAACCTCAGCAATGAAATTAAACTCGTCGAACAACAGCCAATTCAGTGTCCTTACCTGAGTGGATGGGACTGGGTTGTCCACTACTGCGAGCAGATTTGTGGCTTTTGCTTTTCAGCCTACGTCGACCTCCAGCCATGGCCACAGCAGGGGAtaagacagaaggaggaggatgttTGCCCATGCTCGTGAACAGAGCCTCAATCTCCTCTTTCTGACGAGTATGCAAGGCCTGAATCTCCATCATGTGTCTGTGAGTGGgagaagaaaggcagaaaaacagtcaaattacTTCTACTGAGCAGTGAAATAACATTCATTCAGATAAATGTGGGTGGTGTAAAACGGGATTGTAAATACGTGACATACTTTTCTCTCAAACGGCTAATTTCCTTCTGTAAAGCCTCGTCCTCAGTCTCCGAGTCGTCATCATTGTCACTGCTGTAATGGGCGTGTGCATTATGCGGGTCAGATGTTGAAGATGAGGGCCCGTTCTGCATACTGGAGCCGTGTGATGGACTGGAACCTGCTGCAGGAACTGGGGTCACTGAGGGAAATTAAACAAGGTCAAATGATATAAAAATGTACTCTTCACATCTGTGTTCTGTGTACCGGATACAGAAAATCTTTGTTTCATGCAAATTTACTGACCAAATCCAGGGATTATCTTCTGAtatgattaaaacaaaattgATTTTTAAGCTCAGTAGCTCCATATGTCTAATGAAATTGCAAATGCTATCAAagctctgcagcctctgccaacagtatatatttaaaaataatgaatgaggCAGAGGTGAAGATGCCTCCACACAGAGTCCATGACTTTCCACAAAGACACCCAAGAGCGCTTTAACCTGCTTTAAAAGGCTGGCTGTGATAAAATGATCTTCCATTTTTCTAGACACTTATTTTATGCTTCATTTAGCCTTAGCTTAGTTCAGCTACAGTGATAGCTGTGAATTAAAGGGTAAGATAGTGTAAAGCATCAGTTTTATATGGTACTCAGCATAGTGCACTATGCAGTAGGACCCTGTGTAATGTATTAGTCCAGTGAAAAGGCTTTACACGAGTTTTTCAAAGCTAGTCTCTGTTACTAAGCTTTTAAGAATTTGCTGTGAACCTGGTGCGCACCTGTGACTGAAAATCGTCCCACTTTAGAGCCAGTGGTGGGTCCAGATGTGGCACTGCTGCTCGTGGACACTTGGAAGCGGCCAATAGTGGTGAGCTGACTGGcaggagcagcagacagagatgGGGCTCCATTTACAGCGTCAGTTTCATAGACTCCTTTGGACAGAGGCGATGACCGGTGGAGGGTATTTTCTGGActtgagggggaggaggaggaagaggaagaagaagaagaggaggaggaggaggaggaggaggtggtagAGGACGGTGTGAgcaaagaagaggaaacaatgcTGGAGGGATCTGGAACGCTGCTGGACACACCATCAGTGGCAACAGATAcctgagaaagaggaaggaggcaATTTTAATGAACTGAGCCTGTGGTTTAACCGGTTCAGACCAAATTAACCACAATAATTTTAAGTGGAGTCTAAAACTTACTTGGAAACGTCCCAGAGTGAACCCTGCCGCTGGAGGCTGGACTCTGTTACCTCCCTGAACAGTCTCTGGGCTCAGAGCTCTTCTCAACTGTGCATCCAAATTACCCAGGGGTTGCTGTGGCTGCTGagtcacacaaacaggaaataaaacaaacaatttaaGTAGAACACTTAGAACCTACAGAAGTAATTACAGCGTCAGTTTCATTGTAATTGGGCAGCAGGGACAATGTAGATCTTACCTGATTTGGTCCAGGAAATGGAGGTACAAGGTCAGAGGGAGGTGTAGCAGCTTGATCAAAACCAGTAGGTAGGGTCTAAAAAGTATAACAAACAAGGAATTCAAAACATTAATTACTACAATAACCTGCATTTAGGATTTAATATTGGTTGCTGCAGTTTTTACTGACCTGTGCCCTGGGCTTTGTTGGAGGGGTATGGGGATGTCCAGCTGGGGTAATAATCTGTCCCGGGGTGGCTGTGGGGCCCAAGACACTTTGTACCCCAGAG
The window above is part of the Toxotes jaculatrix isolate fToxJac2 chromosome 5, fToxJac2.pri, whole genome shotgun sequence genome. Proteins encoded here:
- the rad52 gene encoding DNA repair protein RAD52 homolog isoform X2, translating into MSGSNEDRSTSATKSFGQCTYTAEEYQAVHNALRQRLGPEYISTRMAGGGQRVCYIEGHRVISLANEMFGYNGWSHSISQQNVDFVDLINGKFYVGVSAFVRVQLKDGSFHEDVGYGVSEGLKSKALSLEKARKEAVTDGMKRALKCFGNALGNCILDKEYLLAINKIPKQPPPPLNPAQTKRSEGEPSVEKARFSSLVQEEKLAPVVGPARMPLEPRILDQNQNCSEVHTPNAGSAPDRTSENICSRSAMDSAEAVGSELHTDPKQLRKLRQQQLQQKFRREMEAKKLQQQKQDQAKSEDKDVAIGQRSSGDHERVPALSDSTAAGHTKPSSRDEYLADDPEIWDFTLDGIEELDVPTGEPLSRGLRPSTPRSHQMQTRSQTPQRPPRRPPDEAPSYSRGQDRTQYRPQHQNQYQMRPGEAFSPYRQGQHMKKRRLDT
- the rad52 gene encoding DNA repair protein RAD52 homolog isoform X1, with protein sequence MQTNIYAEHRCQRNCRRPQQSSATMSGSNEDRSTSATKSFGQCTYTAEEYQAVHNALRQRLGPEYISTRMAGGGQRVCYIEGHRVISLANEMFGYNGWSHSISQQNVDFVDLINGKFYVGVSAFVRVQLKDGSFHEDVGYGVSEGLKSKALSLEKARKEAVTDGMKRALKCFGNALGNCILDKEYLLAINKIPKQPPPPLNPAQTKRSEGEPSVEKARFSSLVQEEKLAPVVGPARMPLEPRILDQNQNCSEVHTPNAGSAPDRTSENICSRSAMDSAEAVGSELHTDPKQLRKLRQQQLQQKFRREMEAKKLQQQKQDQAKSEDKDVAIGQRSSGDHERVPALSDSTAAGHTKPSSRDEYLADDPEIWDFTLDGIEELDVPTGEPLSRGLRPSTPRSHQMQTRSQTPQRPPRRPPDEAPSYSRGQDRTQYRPQHQNQYQMRPGEAFSPYRQGQHMKKRRLDT